In a genomic window of Gadus macrocephalus chromosome 9, ASM3116895v1:
- the bet1l gene encoding BET1-like protein isoform X1 produces the protein MADWGRGHGAVDDILDAENKLLAENLASKVSRLKSLAYDIDKDAEDQNMYIDGMDSDFLSATGLLTGSVKRFSTMLRSSRDNRKIMCYMSGGLVALFFLLYYLVSRLQR, from the exons ATGGCTGACTGGGGTCGGG GACATGGAGCAGTTGATGACATATTGGATGCCGAGAACAAACTTCTGGCGGAGAACCTGGCGAGCAAAGTGTCCCGTCTGAAGTCG CTGGCCTATGACATCGACAAGGACGCAGAGGACCAGAACATGTACATCGATGGCATG GACTCTGACTTCCTGAGTGCGACGGGATTGCTGACGGGCAGCGTGAAGCGCTTCTCCACCATGCTGCGCTCCAGCCGGGACAACCGCAAGATCATGTGCTACATgtcgggggggctggtggcgcTCTTCTTCCTGCTCTACTACCTCGTCTCCCGCCTACAGAGATGA
- the bet1l gene encoding BET1-like protein isoform X2, with amino-acid sequence MSFNKYKLSLGVPESVCCVLWKLAYDIDKDAEDQNMYIDGMDSDFLSATGLLTGSVKRFSTMLRSSRDNRKIMCYMSGGLVALFFLLYYLVSRLQR; translated from the exons ATGTCCTTTAACAAATACAAATTGTCCCTGGGTGTTCCTGaaagtgtttgttgtgttttgtggaAGCTGGCCTATGACATCGACAAGGACGCAGAGGACCAGAACATGTACATCGATGGCATG GACTCTGACTTCCTGAGTGCGACGGGATTGCTGACGGGCAGCGTGAAGCGCTTCTCCACCATGCTGCGCTCCAGCCGGGACAACCGCAAGATCATGTGCTACATgtcgggggggctggtggcgcTCTTCTTCCTGCTCTACTACCTCGTCTCCCGCCTACAGAGATGA
- the deaf1 gene encoding deformed epidermal autoregulatory factor 1 homolog → MDEETEAESATKALGPESSDTESEAEVSVTLLGGAESLDLGAEALPNEEAAEAAFGEVTTVTVGDVQSSSETVFTTTGRLPEHVFSGRTTLQLAEGLGSQKATLIVVHADGSIVEAAGLKGAAAALASAGGQGAVLAVASEKDGGSKYNWDPSVFNSLLPVRCRNTSGVLHKSRLGSGGKGRCIKHNNKWFTPTEFEGMAGRASSKDWKRSIRYAGRPLQCLIQERILNPHAASCTCSACCDDLNLSLKEGDSLESENISMTGPVRLFVPYKRRKKDSDPSEKKDDLSPKNITLTPGATFTVSPSGQITTSGTLTFDPPTPSESPAPSDVFTTTTVLSSLPAAVTLTTPPLQSKVSAPPSPGGLVNGLEVMTSLVPGDGEVTMATGAGPGLGDAPRGPWLYLEQLADTLLGNAQQLKALIGQAKQEAGQSEHFASGHLTRKEVSQFQSVSFQTNDPETKRSSDLTEITINQMCVNCGRTAMSECAGCHKVNYCSTFCQKKDWKEHQNSCQPGAALHLEDDPLASIEITKVLV, encoded by the exons ATGGATGAAGAAACCGAAGCCGAGTCGGCGACGAAGGCACTCGGACCCGAGTCGTCCGACACCGAGTCGGAGGCCGAAGTGAGCGTGACGCTGCTCGGCGGCGCGGAGAGCCTCGACCTGGGAGCCGAGGCGCTGCCGAACGAGGAGGCGGCAGAGGCGGCGTTCGGAG AGGTAACCACGGTAACAGTGGGTGATGTACAGTCGTCGTCGGAGACGGTTTTCACCACGACGGGGCGCCTTCCAGAACACGTGTTT agcgGGCGGACCACCCTGCAGCTGGCCGAGGGGCTGGGCTCCCAGAAGGCCACCCTCATCGTGGTCCACGCAGATGGCAGCATCGTGGAGGCTGCTGGGCTCAAGGGCGCTGCGGCAGCACTGGCCTCCG CGGGCGGCCAGGGGGCCGTGCTGGCGGTGGCGTCGGAGAAGGACGGCGGCTCCAAGTACAACTGGGACCCCTCGGTGTTCAACAGCCTGCTGCCGGTCCGCTGCAGGAACACCAGCGGGGTGCTGCACAAGAGCCGGCTGGGCTCCG gGGGCAAAGGTCGCTgcatcaaacacaacaacaagtgGTTCACGCCCACCGAGTTCGAGGGCATGGCCGGCCGCGCCAGCAGCAAGGACTGGAAGAGGAGCATCCGCTACGCCGGGAGACCGCTGCAGTGCCTCATCCAG GAGAGGATCCTTAACCCCCACGCAGCCTCCTGTACATGCTCTGCCTGCTGTGACGACCTCAACCTG TCTTTGAAGGAAGGAGACTCGTTGGAAAGTGAAAACATCAGCATG ACTGGCCCGGTGAGACTCTTCGTCCCCTataagaggaggaagaaggactCTGACCCCTCGGAGAAGAAGGACGACCTTTCACCCAAGAACATCACGCTGACCCCGGGGGCAACCT TCACGGTGTCTCCGTCGGGACAGATCACCACCTCTGGAACTTTGACCTtcgacccccccaccccgtcagagagccccgcccccagtgacgtcttcaccaccaccacag tGCTGAGCTCCCTCCCCGCAGCGGTAACCTTGACGACGCCCCCCCTCCAGTCCAAAGTgtctgcccctccctccccagggggGCTGGTCAACGGCCTAGAGGTCATGACCTCTCTGGTGCCTGGCGACGGCGAGGTCACCATGGcgacgggggcggggccggggctggGCGACGCCCCAAGGGGCCCTTGGCTCTACCTGGAGCAGCTGGCTGACACGTTGCTTGGCAACGCCCAGCAGCTGAAAGCTCTGATAGGGCAGGCCAAGCAGGAGgccggccaatcagagcactTCGCCTCCGGTCACCTGACCAGGAAGGAAGTCAGCCAG ttccaGAGTGTTTCCTTCCAGACGAACGATCCAGAGACCAAGAGAAGCTCCGACCTCACAGAGATCACCatcaat CAGATGTGTGTGAACTGCGGCCGCACGGCCATGAGTGAGTGCGCCGGCTGTCACAAGGTCAACTACTGCTCCACCTTCTGCCAGAAGAAG GACTGGAAGGAGCACCAGAACAGCTGCCAGCCGGGAGCCGCTCTGCACCTGGAGGACGACCCCCTGGCCAGCATAGAGATCACCAAGGTCCTGGTGTAG
- the drd4a gene encoding dopamine receptor D4a, whose product MPANFSSFPDPEPGAPSGRGPGTPGAPHDWPALLFGVLLIVVTVCGNVLVCVSVHMEKALKTTTNYFIVSLAVADLMLAVLVLPLFVYSEFQGGLWSLDMGVCDGLMTMDVLLCTASIFNLCAISVDRFIAVSVPLNYNRRHVDQRQTGLLAATWLLALAVASPVMFGVNDVPGRDPSECKLENDDYVLYSSVCSFFIPCPIMLLLYCAMFRGLRQWEEARRLKLRSSIQACRRLQEAAATLPPLASLPPPLPPFIERDPPEGEEAGPRRPSADLRAGPAGTLSQVRLAADPNKKKRAKINGRERKAMRVLPVVVGTFLFCWTPFFVVHTMRARCSTCYVPPGLMSVVTWLGYVNSALNPVIYTVFNTEFRKFFKKCFHRCCM is encoded by the exons ATGCCCGCCAACTTCTCCTCCTTCCCGGACCCGGAACCCGGGGCTCCCTCCGGCCGGGGCCCGGGCACCCCCGGGGCCCCGCACGACTGGCCAGCGCTCCTGTTTGGGGTGCTGTTGATCGTGGTGACGGTGTGTGGGAACGTGCTGGTGTGCGTAAGCGTGCACATGGAGAAGGCCCTGAAGACCACCACCAACTACTTCATCGTGAGCCTGGCGGTGGCTGACCTCATGCTGGCGGTGCTCGTGCTGCCGCTCTTCGTGTACTCCGAG tTCCAGGGGGGGCTGTGGTCCCTGGACATGGGGGTGTGTGACGGGCTGATGACGATGGACGTGTTGCTGTGCACCGCCTCCATCTTCAACCTCTGCGCCATCAGCGTCGACAG GTTCATCGCCGTGTCCGTGCCGCTGAACTACAACCGGCGGCACGTGGACCAGCGGCAGACGGGGCTGCTGGCCGCCACCTGGCTGCTGGCCCTCGCCGTGGCCTCGCCCGTCATGTTCGGGGTCAACGACGTGCCGGGCCGCGACCCCAGCGAGTGCAAGCTGGAGAACGACGACTACGTGCTGTACTCCTCCGTCTGCTCCTTCTTCATCCCCTGCCCCATCATGCTGCTGCTGTACTGCGCCATGTTCCGCGGCCTGCGGCAGTGGGAGGAGGCGCGCCGCCTCAAGCTGAGGAGCAGCATCCAGGCCTGCAGGAGGCTGCAGGAGGCCGCCGCCACCCTGCCGCCGCTGGCCTCGCTGccgcccccgctgccccccttCATAGAGCGGGACCCCCCCGAGGGCGAGGAGGCGGGTCCGCGCCGGCCCTCCGCCGACCTCCGGGCGGGGCCGGCCGGGACCCTCTCCCAGGTCCGCCTCGCCGCCGACCCCAACAAGAAGAAGAGGGCCAAGATCAACGGGCGCGAGCGCAAGGCCATGAGGGTGCTGCCCGTGGTGGTCG GTACCTTCCTGTTCTGCTGGACCCCGTTCTTTGTGGTGCACACCATGCGAGCCCGCTGCTCCACCTGCTACGTCCCCCCCGGCCTGATGAGCGTGGTGACGTGGCTGGGCTACGTCAACAGCGCCCTCAACCCCGTCATCTACACCGTCTTCAACACCGAGTTCAGGAAGTTCTTCAAGAAGTGTTTCCACAGGTGCTGCATGTAG